The following are encoded together in the Kribbella voronezhensis genome:
- a CDS encoding phosphodiester glycosidase family protein → MTSRPAVRRSRRRLAAGVALSTSLAIGSALAGTASAQPPAGSPAIAVASVAQARLPLGPAGLPETRDSRVLQSGVTLTTIVRGQADPKSVWTVEVAIPSSSPDPDAPATAISDRATADAAAARLRAAGLEPRVEDVPTPRLADAGGNLLGYRVRLGSFATKAEAEVLRAKVVAAGLGGSSIFTGWDGEPDDVSGSTGPWHVQVLTIDPKKFRGGLDASYGIDIEARETTSTLAALTGATAATNAGFFVLDPKAGAPGDPAGVGVYDGRLVSEPTAGRPALVIHDNARGTAVERFRWHGEVRGIGQPLPLDGLDRVPGLIRNCGGTADDLPTSKPLHDVTCTDPDELIAFDSAYAASTPSGPGAEVVLDRHGMVTAIRTTTRGGAIPEGGRTVQATGNQVPLLLAAAKLGQRLVIRAALTDARGHDVRLSPHTTIVNGGPELVRNGHLHATPAADGMAPADNPSFYYGWVHKRNPRTFAGVDAFGRTVIITADGRSEASLGLGIAETAAVAKSFGLRNAINLDGGGSTTMVANGNVLNSPSDATGERPVGDALIITPTR, encoded by the coding sequence ATGACTTCCCGCCCAGCTGTCCGTCGCTCCCGCCGCCGACTGGCGGCCGGCGTCGCGTTGTCCACGTCGCTCGCCATCGGCTCGGCCCTTGCCGGTACTGCGTCTGCTCAGCCGCCCGCCGGATCACCGGCCATCGCGGTGGCGTCTGTTGCTCAGGCGAGGCTGCCGCTCGGTCCGGCCGGCCTGCCGGAGACCAGGGACAGCCGGGTGTTGCAGTCGGGCGTCACCCTCACGACGATCGTGCGCGGTCAGGCGGATCCGAAGTCTGTCTGGACCGTCGAGGTGGCGATCCCGTCCAGTTCGCCTGATCCGGACGCCCCGGCCACCGCGATCTCCGACCGCGCGACGGCAGACGCGGCCGCCGCGCGACTGCGGGCCGCCGGACTGGAGCCACGGGTCGAGGACGTTCCGACGCCTCGACTTGCCGACGCGGGCGGCAATCTGCTGGGTTACCGGGTGCGGCTCGGATCGTTCGCGACCAAGGCCGAGGCCGAGGTGTTGCGGGCGAAGGTCGTCGCGGCCGGGCTCGGCGGGTCCAGCATCTTCACCGGCTGGGACGGTGAGCCGGACGACGTCAGCGGATCCACCGGTCCCTGGCACGTCCAGGTGCTCACCATCGACCCGAAGAAGTTCCGCGGTGGCCTCGACGCGTCGTACGGGATCGACATCGAGGCGCGCGAGACCACGAGCACGCTGGCCGCCCTGACCGGCGCGACAGCCGCGACCAACGCCGGCTTCTTCGTCCTGGATCCGAAGGCGGGCGCGCCTGGCGACCCGGCCGGCGTCGGTGTGTACGACGGTCGCCTGGTGAGCGAGCCGACCGCGGGTCGTCCCGCGCTGGTGATCCATGACAACGCCCGCGGTACGGCGGTCGAGCGCTTCCGCTGGCACGGCGAGGTCCGCGGGATCGGTCAGCCGCTTCCGCTCGACGGGCTCGACCGGGTGCCGGGGCTGATCCGCAACTGCGGTGGCACGGCCGACGACCTGCCCACCTCGAAGCCCTTGCACGACGTGACCTGCACGGACCCGGACGAACTGATCGCCTTCGACTCGGCGTACGCGGCCTCGACCCCGAGCGGACCCGGCGCAGAGGTCGTGCTCGACCGGCATGGCATGGTGACAGCAATCCGTACGACGACACGCGGCGGCGCGATCCCCGAGGGTGGCCGTACGGTTCAGGCCACCGGCAACCAGGTGCCGCTGCTCCTGGCTGCTGCGAAGCTCGGTCAGCGGCTGGTGATCCGCGCCGCGCTGACCGACGCCCGCGGTCACGACGTACGCCTCTCGCCGCACACGACCATCGTCAACGGCGGTCCCGAACTGGTCCGCAACGGTCACCTGCACGCGACTCCGGCCGCCGACGGCATGGCGCCCGCCGACAACCCGAGCTTCTACTACGGCTGGGTCCACAAGCGGAACCCGCGCACCTTCGCCGGCGTGGACGCGTTCGGTCGCACCGTCATCATCACCGCCGACGGTCGTTCGGAAGCCAGCCTCGGCCTGGGCATCGCCGAAACGGCCGCCGTCGCCAAGTCCTTCGGCCTCCGCAACGCCATCAACCTCGACGGCGGCGGCTCCACCACTATGGTTGCCAACGGCAACGTCCTCAACTCGCCCTCCGACGCCACCGGCGAGCGCCCCGTAGGCGACGCCCTGATCATCACCCCGACCCGCTAG
- a CDS encoding Gfo/Idh/MocA family protein: MSISIGVVGAGQFAPSFLRLWTAHPDVSSVRLTDVLPDRTAEMAAQQGIAVTYQSFEEMLESDVDAVAIFTQRWFHGEMAIRALEAGKHVYSTVPMAIEADQIARIIELVKETGLTYMMGETSYYYPSSVYCRDKLAKGEFGRVFYCEGDYVHDMDLGFYAAYQYSGGEDWKKTASFPPMLYPTHAVGNVLSVTGQHATHVSCIGVKDDRGDGVFDKEISQFDNDFSNATALFKLADGGIMRTNEMRRVGYPSHLRESRLRVFGTEGSFEQLATTTVWQTKEGVEDISALMETKPSSSLDDADLANVDPALRDAFRSGLSPVHDRSRLPAEYDGMHNGHEGSHHFLADDFVRAVADKTLPPVNAWVAARYTLPGIVAHQSALQGGVQLEIPDHGDAPA, encoded by the coding sequence ATGAGCATCAGCATCGGTGTGGTCGGCGCCGGCCAATTCGCCCCTTCGTTCCTGCGGTTGTGGACCGCGCACCCGGACGTCTCGTCGGTCAGGCTGACCGACGTGCTGCCGGATCGGACCGCCGAGATGGCAGCCCAGCAAGGCATCGCGGTCACCTACCAGTCGTTCGAGGAGATGCTCGAGTCCGACGTCGACGCGGTCGCGATCTTCACGCAGCGCTGGTTCCACGGCGAGATGGCGATCCGCGCGCTGGAAGCCGGCAAGCACGTGTACTCGACCGTCCCGATGGCGATCGAGGCCGACCAGATCGCCCGCATCATCGAGCTGGTCAAGGAGACCGGCCTGACGTACATGATGGGCGAGACGAGCTACTACTACCCGTCCTCGGTCTACTGCCGCGACAAGCTCGCCAAGGGTGAGTTCGGCCGGGTCTTCTACTGCGAGGGCGACTACGTCCACGACATGGATCTCGGCTTCTACGCGGCGTACCAGTACTCCGGTGGCGAGGACTGGAAGAAGACCGCGTCGTTCCCGCCCATGCTGTACCCGACACATGCCGTCGGCAACGTTCTGTCCGTGACGGGGCAGCACGCCACGCACGTGTCCTGCATCGGGGTGAAGGACGACCGTGGCGACGGAGTGTTCGACAAGGAGATCAGCCAGTTCGACAACGACTTCAGCAACGCGACCGCGCTGTTCAAGCTCGCCGACGGCGGCATCATGCGGACCAACGAGATGCGCCGCGTCGGCTACCCGTCGCACCTGCGCGAGTCCCGGCTACGCGTCTTCGGCACCGAGGGCAGCTTCGAGCAGCTCGCCACGACGACCGTGTGGCAGACCAAGGAGGGCGTCGAGGACATCAGCGCGCTGATGGAGACGAAGCCCAGCAGCTCGCTGGACGACGCCGACCTCGCGAATGTCGACCCGGCCCTGCGCGACGCCTTCCGCTCGGGCCTGTCACCCGTGCACGACCGCAGCCGCCTGCCTGCGGAGTACGACGGTATGCACAACGGCCACGAGGGTTCGCACCACTTCCTCGCCGACGACTTCGTCCGCGCGGTCGCCGACAAGACCCTCCCGCCGGTCAACGCCTGGGTCGCGGCCCGGTACACCCTCCCCGGCATCGTCGCCCACCAGTCCGCCCTGCAAGGCGGCGTACAGCTGGAGATTCCCGACCACGGCGACGCCCCCGCCTAA
- a CDS encoding glycerophosphodiester phosphodiesterase has protein sequence MIITGHRGALGTEPENTLRSFRRAVADGCDEIELDLRVSADGELVVIHDATVNRTTDGIGSVEELTLAQLRALDAGLGEVIPTWAETVAAVPIRFQAEIKAPAAVPLLVESLEADPDLAARTLITSSQSEVLLAVRRLRPTADTGLILGRTPPIPDVITLCQDAQATTALCGIKGLTPEGVATLHAHGLTVTAWPVPDPDTLTRAIALGVDGITTDHPDRLLAPTHT, from the coding sequence TTGATCATCACCGGCCATCGCGGCGCGCTCGGAACCGAGCCGGAGAACACGCTGCGATCCTTCCGTCGCGCGGTCGCCGACGGCTGCGACGAGATCGAGCTCGATCTGCGGGTCAGCGCGGACGGCGAACTGGTGGTGATCCACGACGCCACCGTCAACCGCACGACCGACGGCATCGGCTCGGTCGAGGAGCTCACCCTTGCTCAGTTGCGTGCGCTGGATGCGGGCCTCGGCGAGGTGATTCCCACCTGGGCCGAGACGGTCGCCGCGGTACCGATCCGTTTCCAGGCGGAGATCAAGGCGCCTGCCGCGGTTCCTCTCCTGGTCGAGTCGCTCGAAGCCGACCCGGACCTGGCCGCCCGCACCCTGATCACCTCGTCGCAGTCGGAGGTCCTGCTCGCCGTACGCCGCCTGCGCCCCACCGCCGACACGGGTCTCATCCTCGGCCGCACTCCACCCATCCCCGACGTCATCACCCTCTGCCAGGACGCCCAGGCCACCACCGCCCTCTGCGGTATCAAAGGCCTCACCCCCGAAGGCGTGGCCACCCTGCACGCCCACGGCCTGACCGTCACCGCCTGGCCCGTCCCCGACCCCGACACGCTCACCCGTGCCATCGCCCTAGGCGTGGACGGCATCACCACAGACCACCCCGACCGTCTACTGGCTCCCACCCACACCTAG
- a CDS encoding arginase family protein, with translation MTSTGLTTYVGPAGDHNDRAMAAVRIVGEAMARRLGAEPTVIGTPVPSDPQSWEIELERARGPLGELAARIDAVMADGLVPVSAITRCAVALATQPVVARHRPDAVVVWLDAHGDINVPGDTTTGFLGGMALSGPLGWWDSGLGAGVGHAVLVGSRDLDPSEAEHVRSGRVELVEVGPDLGDRLASVIAGRPVYFHLDCDVLEPGLVQTDYQVARGLSLEDLHACAEAAAQHEVIGVEVGEFEGDGRATADELIAALDPLFGS, from the coding sequence ATGACTTCGACAGGGCTCACGACGTACGTCGGTCCGGCTGGTGACCACAACGACCGGGCCATGGCGGCGGTCCGGATCGTCGGCGAAGCGATGGCGCGACGACTGGGTGCCGAGCCGACAGTGATCGGTACGCCGGTGCCCAGCGATCCACAGTCGTGGGAGATCGAGCTGGAGCGGGCCCGTGGACCACTGGGCGAGCTGGCTGCCCGGATCGATGCGGTGATGGCCGACGGGCTGGTACCGGTGTCGGCCATCACCCGGTGCGCGGTGGCCCTCGCGACCCAGCCGGTCGTCGCCCGCCATCGACCGGATGCGGTCGTCGTTTGGCTCGATGCGCACGGCGACATCAACGTGCCCGGTGACACCACGACCGGCTTCCTCGGCGGGATGGCGCTGTCGGGACCGCTGGGTTGGTGGGACTCCGGCCTCGGTGCCGGTGTCGGGCACGCGGTGTTGGTGGGGTCCCGCGATCTGGACCCGTCCGAAGCGGAGCATGTGCGCTCGGGGCGGGTCGAGCTGGTCGAGGTCGGACCGGATCTCGGCGACCGGCTGGCGTCGGTGATCGCGGGGCGGCCGGTCTACTTCCATCTCGATTGCGACGTCCTCGAGCCCGGCCTGGTCCAGACCGACTACCAGGTGGCTCGTGGCCTGTCCCTGGAAGATCTCCACGCCTGTGCCGAGGCCGCCGCGCAGCACGAGGTCATCGGAGTCGAGGTCGGGGAGTTCGAGGGGGACGGCCGGGCGACGGCTGACGAGCTGATCGCCGCGCTGGATCCGCTCTTCGGTTCCTGA